One Streptomyces sp. CNQ-509 DNA window includes the following coding sequences:
- the rlmN gene encoding 23S rRNA (adenine(2503)-C(2))-methyltransferase RlmN, with the protein MPKPGELTFAVPRGAKKPPRHLADLTPAERRDAVAGLGEKPFRAAQLSRHYFARYATDPAGWTDVPAASRAKLAEGLLPELMTVVRHLSCDGDTTRKTLWRLFDGTLVESVLMRYPDRVTMCISSQAGCGMNCPFCATGQAGLTRNLSTAEIVHQIVDGMRALRDGEVPGGPARLSNIVFMGMGEPLANYNRVLSAIRRLTDPEPDGLGLSQRGITVSTVGLVPAMHRFADEGLKCRLAVSLHAPDDELRDTLVPVNTRWQVREVLDAAWEYAARSGRRVSIEYALIKDINDQAWRADLLGRLLKGRRAHVNLIPLNPTPGSQWTASRPEDERAFVAALEAHGVPVTVRDTRGQEIEGACGQLAASAADTPA; encoded by the coding sequence ATGCCGAAGCCAGGAGAGCTCACCTTCGCCGTCCCCCGTGGTGCCAAGAAGCCGCCGCGGCACCTCGCCGACCTCACCCCCGCCGAGCGCCGCGACGCCGTCGCCGGGCTGGGGGAGAAGCCGTTCCGTGCCGCGCAGCTCTCGCGCCACTACTTCGCGCGCTACGCGACCGACCCGGCCGGCTGGACCGACGTGCCCGCCGCATCCCGGGCGAAGCTCGCCGAGGGGCTGCTGCCCGAACTCATGACCGTCGTACGGCATCTGAGCTGCGACGGCGACACCACCCGCAAGACCCTGTGGCGGCTCTTCGACGGCACGCTGGTCGAGTCGGTGCTCATGCGCTACCCCGACCGCGTCACCATGTGCATCTCCTCGCAGGCAGGATGCGGCATGAACTGCCCGTTCTGCGCCACCGGCCAGGCCGGGCTCACCCGCAACCTGTCCACCGCCGAGATCGTCCACCAGATCGTCGACGGCATGCGCGCCCTGCGCGACGGCGAGGTGCCCGGGGGCCCGGCGCGGCTGTCCAACATCGTCTTCATGGGCATGGGCGAGCCGCTGGCGAACTACAACCGCGTGCTGTCGGCCATCCGCCGCCTCACCGACCCCGAGCCCGACGGGCTCGGGCTCTCCCAGCGCGGCATCACCGTCTCCACCGTCGGCCTCGTGCCCGCCATGCACCGCTTCGCCGACGAGGGGCTCAAGTGCCGCCTCGCCGTCTCCCTGCACGCGCCCGACGACGAGCTGCGCGACACCCTCGTGCCCGTCAACACCCGCTGGCAGGTCCGCGAGGTCCTCGACGCCGCGTGGGAGTACGCCGCCCGCTCCGGCCGCCGCGTCTCCATCGAGTACGCGCTCATCAAGGACATCAACGACCAGGCGTGGCGCGCCGACCTCCTCGGCCGTCTCCTCAAGGGCCGCCGCGCGCACGTCAACCTCATCCCGCTCAACCCCACCCCCGGCTCCCAGTGGACCGCCTCCCGGCCCGAGGACGAGCGGGCGTTCGTCGCCGCCCTGGAGGCCCACGGCGTGCCCGTGACCGTACGGGACACCCGGGGCCAGGAGATCGAGGGCGCCTGCGGGCAGCTCGCCGCCTCCGCGGCCGACACCCCCGCCTGA
- a CDS encoding ABC transporter ATP-binding protein, producing MLVLDDVTVRYGARAAVDGIALDVADREIVSVVGPSGSGKSTLLRAVAGLQPVAGGRVLLGGRDLAGVPAHRRGVGLMFQDQQLFPHRDVGGNVSFGLRMHGAPRAAARERVAELLSLVGLPGAQRRAVGALSGGEQQRVALARALAPSPDLLMLDEPLGQLDRSLRERLVVELRQLFGRLGTTVLAVTHDQGEAFALSDRVVVMREGRVAQTGTPVEVWERPADEFVARFLGFANVVRGTVRGSAAETPWGRVGVAGAGVSGEHSLLVRPAGVRVRPAGTGLDCAVVGRTFRGDHVLLTLRPDTGPELESSVALRGAPEAGARVGVEFDPSEVVVLGG from the coding sequence ATGCTCGTACTCGACGACGTCACCGTGCGCTACGGCGCCCGCGCCGCGGTCGACGGGATCGCCCTCGACGTCGCGGACCGCGAGATCGTCAGCGTCGTCGGGCCCAGCGGCAGCGGCAAGTCCACGCTGCTGCGGGCGGTGGCCGGGCTGCAGCCCGTCGCCGGCGGGCGTGTGCTGCTCGGCGGCCGGGACCTGGCCGGGGTGCCGGCGCACCGGCGGGGGGTGGGGCTGATGTTCCAGGACCAGCAGTTGTTCCCGCACCGGGACGTGGGCGGGAACGTGTCCTTCGGGCTGCGCATGCACGGGGCCCCGCGGGCGGCGGCCCGGGAGCGGGTGGCGGAACTGCTGTCGCTCGTCGGGCTGCCGGGGGCGCAGCGGCGGGCGGTGGGGGCGCTGTCGGGCGGGGAGCAGCAGCGGGTGGCGCTGGCGCGGGCGCTGGCGCCGTCGCCGGACCTGCTGATGCTGGACGAGCCGCTGGGGCAGTTGGACCGGTCGCTGCGGGAGCGGCTGGTGGTGGAGCTGCGGCAGCTCTTCGGGCGGCTGGGCACGACGGTGCTGGCGGTCACGCACGACCAGGGGGAGGCGTTCGCGCTCTCCGACCGGGTGGTGGTGATGCGGGAGGGGCGCGTGGCGCAGACCGGGACGCCGGTGGAGGTGTGGGAGCGGCCGGCGGACGAGTTCGTGGCGCGGTTCCTGGGGTTTGCGAACGTCGTACGGGGGACGGTGCGCGGATCGGCGGCGGAGACGCCGTGGGGGCGGGTGGGGGTGGCCGGCGCCGGGGTGTCGGGGGAGCACTCGCTGCTGGTACGGCCGGCGGGGGTACGGGTTCGCCCGGCGGGCACGGGGCTGGACTGCGCGGTGGTGGGGCGGACCTTCCGGGGGGACCACGTGCTGCTGACGCTGCGACCGGACACGGGACCGGAGCTGGAGTCGTCGGTGGCCCTGCGGGGTGCGCCGGAGGCGGGGGCACGGGTGGGGGTGGAGTTCGACCCGTCGGAGGTGGTGGTACTCGGGGGGTGA
- the frr gene encoding ribosome recycling factor, translated as MIEETLLEAEEKMEKAVVVAKEDLAAIRTGRAHPAMFNKITADYYGAQTPINQLASFSVPEPRMAVVTPFDKSALRNIEQAIRDSDLGVNPSNDGNIIRVVFPQLTEERRKEFIKVARAKGEDARIAIRSVRRKAKETIDKAVKDGEIGEDEGRRGEKELDDTTHKYVAQVDELLKHKEAELLEV; from the coding sequence GTGATCGAAGAGACCCTCCTCGAAGCCGAGGAGAAGATGGAGAAGGCCGTCGTGGTCGCCAAGGAGGACCTCGCCGCGATCCGCACCGGGCGGGCGCATCCGGCGATGTTCAACAAGATCACGGCGGATTACTACGGGGCCCAGACCCCCATCAACCAGCTGGCGTCGTTCTCGGTGCCGGAGCCGCGGATGGCGGTGGTGACCCCGTTCGACAAGAGCGCCCTGCGCAACATCGAGCAGGCGATCCGCGACTCCGACCTCGGCGTCAACCCCTCCAACGACGGCAACATCATCCGGGTGGTCTTCCCGCAGCTCACCGAGGAACGCCGCAAGGAGTTCATCAAGGTCGCCAGGGCCAAGGGCGAGGACGCGCGGATCGCCATCCGCTCCGTGCGCCGCAAGGCCAAGGAGACCATCGACAAGGCCGTCAAGGACGGCGAGATCGGTGAGGACGAGGGCCGCCGCGGCGAGAAGGAGCTCGACGACACCACCCACAAGTACGTGGCCCAGGTCGACGAGCTGCTCAAGCACAAGGAAGCAGAGCTGCTCGAGGTCTGA
- a CDS encoding thiamine ABC transporter substrate binding subunit, whose amino-acid sequence MKRIVTTALAASLALGLAACGSDSGDGSGSGAGDKSVTLVTHDSFAVSDGVLKAFEKQSGYTVDILKGKDAGSAVNQAVLSKDNPQGDVFFGIDNTLLSRGLDNGIFTPYEAKGLDRIPGELQLDADEHRVTPVDYGDVCVNYDRAYFEEKNLDPPQTFDDLADPRYKDLLVTENAATSSPGLAFLLATADEYGEEGWEDYWGKLRENGVEVVDGWEQAYYERFSGAGKGDKPLVVSYASSPPVLDMESRPEEATTGVSTGTCFRQIEFAGLLANAGNAEGGKALIDFLIGERFQQDMPLNMFVHPVREDTALPEVFTRYGEEIADPHTLDPATVDDNREQWIKTWTSLVVK is encoded by the coding sequence ATGAAGCGCATCGTCACCACCGCCCTGGCCGCGTCCCTCGCCCTGGGCCTGGCCGCCTGCGGCTCGGACTCCGGCGACGGATCCGGGTCCGGCGCGGGCGACAAGAGCGTCACCCTCGTCACCCACGACTCCTTCGCCGTCTCCGACGGCGTCCTGAAGGCGTTCGAGAAGCAGTCCGGGTACACGGTCGACATCCTCAAGGGCAAGGACGCCGGCTCCGCCGTCAACCAGGCCGTCCTGTCCAAGGACAACCCCCAGGGCGACGTCTTCTTCGGCATCGACAACACGCTGCTCTCCCGCGGCCTCGACAACGGCATCTTCACGCCGTACGAGGCGAAGGGGCTCGACCGCATACCCGGGGAACTCCAGCTCGACGCGGACGAACACCGCGTCACCCCCGTCGACTACGGCGACGTCTGCGTCAACTACGACCGCGCGTACTTCGAGGAGAAGAACCTCGACCCGCCGCAGACCTTCGACGACCTCGCCGACCCCCGCTACAAGGACCTCCTCGTCACCGAGAACGCCGCCACCTCCTCCCCGGGCCTCGCCTTCCTCCTCGCCACCGCCGACGAGTACGGCGAGGAGGGCTGGGAGGACTACTGGGGCAAGCTGCGGGAGAACGGCGTCGAGGTCGTCGACGGCTGGGAGCAGGCGTACTACGAACGCTTCTCCGGCGCCGGCAAGGGCGACAAGCCGCTCGTCGTCTCGTACGCCTCCAGCCCGCCCGTGCTCGACATGGAGTCCCGGCCGGAGGAGGCCACCACCGGGGTGTCCACCGGCACCTGCTTCCGCCAGATCGAGTTCGCCGGGCTGCTCGCCAACGCCGGCAACGCCGAAGGCGGCAAGGCCCTCATCGACTTCCTCATCGGCGAGCGGTTCCAGCAGGACATGCCGCTGAACATGTTCGTCCACCCCGTGCGCGAGGACACCGCGCTGCCCGAGGTCTTCACCCGCTACGGCGAGGAGATCGCCGACCCCCACACCCTCGACCCGGCGACCGTCGACGACAACCGGGAGCAGTGGATCAAGACGTGGACCTCGCTGGTCGTGAAGTGA
- a CDS encoding ABC transporter permease, with amino-acid sequence MPPAVLRPGDVVRGGAVGLRTRPLRAVLSALGIAIGIAAMVAVVGISSSSRADLDRTLASLGTNLLTVSPGRTMSGGQAKLPARAEDMVARIGPVTSVSAIGQVPDAHVYRTDRIPEAETGGLAAYAARTGLPEATGARLRTGTWLNAATARYPAVVLGATAAERLGVGRSAPEVRVLVGGEWFTVVGILEPAPLAPELDTGALVGWRAAKDRLGFDGRATTVYTRSADAAVEEVRSVLGATANPAAPNEVEVSRPSDALAAKRAAGEAFTRLLLGVGAVALLVGGVGVANTMVISVLERRAEIGLRRALGATRGHIRTQFLAESLLLSALGGAAGALLGAGVTASYAASQSWPPVIPAWTLAGGLAATLTVGALAGLYPALHASRLSPTTALATP; translated from the coding sequence ATGCCACCCGCGGTCCTCCGGCCGGGGGACGTGGTGCGCGGCGGGGCCGTGGGGCTGCGGACGCGGCCGCTGCGGGCGGTGCTGTCGGCGCTGGGGATCGCGATCGGGATCGCGGCGATGGTGGCGGTGGTGGGGATCTCGTCGAGTTCGCGGGCGGATCTGGACCGTACGCTCGCCTCACTGGGCACGAACCTGCTGACGGTCTCGCCGGGCCGGACGATGAGCGGCGGGCAGGCGAAGCTGCCGGCGCGGGCGGAGGACATGGTGGCCAGGATCGGCCCGGTGACGTCGGTGTCGGCGATCGGCCAGGTCCCGGACGCGCACGTCTACCGCACGGACCGGATCCCGGAGGCGGAGACGGGCGGTCTGGCCGCGTATGCGGCACGCACCGGCCTCCCGGAGGCGACGGGCGCGCGGCTGCGCACCGGCACCTGGCTGAACGCGGCGACGGCGCGCTATCCGGCGGTGGTGCTGGGCGCGACGGCGGCGGAGCGGCTGGGCGTGGGCCGGTCGGCACCGGAGGTGCGGGTGCTGGTGGGCGGCGAGTGGTTCACGGTGGTGGGGATCCTGGAGCCGGCGCCGCTGGCACCGGAGCTGGACACCGGGGCGCTGGTGGGGTGGCGGGCGGCGAAGGACCGGCTGGGCTTCGACGGCCGGGCGACGACGGTCTACACGAGGTCGGCGGACGCGGCCGTGGAGGAGGTCCGGTCGGTGCTGGGCGCGACGGCGAACCCGGCGGCGCCGAACGAGGTGGAGGTCTCGCGCCCGTCGGACGCGCTGGCGGCGAAGCGCGCGGCGGGCGAGGCGTTCACGCGGCTGCTGCTGGGGGTGGGCGCGGTGGCGCTGCTGGTGGGCGGCGTGGGGGTGGCGAACACGATGGTCATCTCGGTGCTGGAACGCCGCGCGGAGATCGGCCTGCGCCGCGCCCTGGGCGCCACCCGCGGGCACATCCGCACGCAGTTCCTGGCGGAGTCGCTGCTGCTGTCGGCCCTGGGCGGCGCGGCGGGCGCACTCCTGGGAGCGGGGGTGACGGCCTCGTACGCGGCGTCGCAGTCCTGGCCGCCGGTGATCCCGGCCTGGACCCTGGCCGGCGGCCTGGCGGCCACCCTGACCGTAGGCGCCCTGGCGGGCCTCTACCCCGCCCTCCACGCCAGCCGCCTCTCCCCGACGACGGCCCTGGCAACGCCGTAG
- a CDS encoding iron ABC transporter permease has product MAVPAAFLGVFFAYPVSAIVARGLREGGRWQFGRIPDVLGDPDILGVLWFTLWQAAASTGLTLVLALPAAYVFARFDFPGKQLLRALVTVPFVMPTVVVGSAFLALTGRGGVLDGWWGIRLDTTVWAILLAHVFFNFAVVVRTVGGLWAQLDPRQEEAARVLGAGRLAAWRHVTLPALGPAVAAAALMVFLFTFTSFGVIQILGGPAYATLEVEIYRQTADFLDLPTAAVLSLLQLAAVAAVLAVHAWTVRRRETALRLVAPETTARRPRGAGERALLGGVVAVVAVLLLAPLAVLVERSFATPGGHGLGFYRALQESDGTFAVPPLEAVGNSLAYAAVATVIAVVVGGLAAAAVTRRAGPLVRGFDALLMLPLGTSAVTVGFGFLIALDSPPLDLRSSWILVPIAQALVGVPFVVRIMLPVLRAVDDRLREAAAVLGASPLRAWREVDLPLVRRAVLVAAGFAFAVSLGEFGATVFIAGPDRPTLPVAVARLLGRAGETNYGQAMALSTILMAVCAASLLLLERVRKNQAGEF; this is encoded by the coding sequence ATGGCCGTACCCGCCGCGTTCCTCGGCGTCTTCTTCGCCTACCCCGTGAGCGCCATCGTCGCCCGCGGCCTGCGCGAGGGCGGCCGCTGGCAGTTCGGCCGCATCCCCGACGTCCTCGGCGACCCCGACATCCTCGGCGTCCTCTGGTTCACCCTCTGGCAGGCCGCCGCCTCCACCGGGCTCACCCTCGTCCTCGCGCTGCCCGCCGCCTACGTCTTCGCCCGCTTCGACTTCCCCGGCAAGCAACTGCTGCGCGCCCTGGTCACCGTGCCGTTCGTGATGCCCACCGTCGTCGTCGGCTCCGCCTTCCTCGCGCTCACCGGCCGCGGCGGCGTCCTCGACGGCTGGTGGGGCATACGGCTGGACACCACCGTGTGGGCCATCCTCCTCGCCCACGTCTTCTTCAACTTCGCCGTCGTCGTACGCACCGTCGGCGGCCTGTGGGCCCAGCTCGACCCGCGCCAGGAAGAAGCCGCCCGCGTCCTCGGCGCCGGCCGCCTCGCCGCCTGGCGGCACGTCACCCTGCCCGCGCTCGGTCCCGCCGTCGCCGCCGCGGCCCTCATGGTCTTCCTCTTCACCTTCACCTCCTTCGGCGTCATCCAGATCCTCGGCGGCCCCGCCTACGCCACCCTCGAAGTCGAGATCTACCGCCAGACCGCCGACTTCCTCGACCTGCCCACCGCCGCGGTCCTCTCGCTCCTCCAGCTCGCCGCCGTCGCCGCCGTCCTGGCCGTGCACGCCTGGACCGTACGCCGCCGGGAGACCGCGCTGCGCCTCGTCGCCCCCGAGACCACCGCCCGACGCCCCCGCGGCGCCGGCGAACGCGCCCTCCTCGGCGGCGTCGTCGCCGTCGTCGCCGTGCTCCTCCTCGCGCCGCTCGCCGTCCTCGTCGAACGCTCCTTCGCCACCCCCGGCGGCCACGGCCTCGGCTTCTACCGCGCGCTCCAGGAGAGCGACGGCACGTTCGCGGTCCCGCCGCTGGAAGCCGTCGGCAACTCCCTCGCCTACGCCGCCGTCGCCACCGTCATCGCCGTCGTCGTCGGCGGCCTCGCCGCGGCCGCCGTCACCCGCCGCGCCGGGCCCCTCGTCCGCGGCTTCGACGCGCTGCTCATGCTGCCGCTGGGCACCTCCGCCGTCACCGTCGGCTTCGGCTTCCTCATCGCCCTCGACAGCCCGCCGCTCGACCTCAGGTCCTCCTGGATCCTCGTGCCAATTGCGCAGGCGCTGGTCGGCGTCCCCTTCGTCGTACGGATCATGCTGCCCGTGCTGCGCGCCGTCGACGACCGGCTGCGGGAGGCCGCCGCCGTGCTCGGGGCGTCACCGCTGCGGGCCTGGCGGGAGGTCGACCTGCCGCTGGTGCGGCGGGCGGTGCTCGTCGCCGCCGGCTTCGCGTTCGCGGTCTCCCTCGGCGAGTTCGGGGCGACCGTCTTCATCGCCGGGCCCGACCGGCCGACGCTGCCGGTCGCCGTCGCGCGGCTCCTCGGGCGGGCCGGGGAGACCAACTACGGGCAGGCGATGGCGCTGAGCACCATCCTCATGGCGGTGTGCGCGGCCTCGCTGCTGCTGCTGGAACGGGTCCGCAAGAACCAGGCGGGAGAGTTCTGA
- a CDS encoding phosphatidate cytidylyltransferase — MPIVSGDAPADEPSPGPSGGSGAPGDPSTPPPPAPKRRRGGRDLGAAIGVGLGLGAIVLATLFVVKVLFLGVIVVAVAVGLWELTSRLAEVRGIRTPLVPLVLGGIAMVIAGYAAGAEGAAAALALTALAVPVWRLTRPVEDYLRDVTAGVFAAFYVPFLASFVALMLAADDDGPQRVLTFLILTVISDTGAYAVGYKLGRNKLAPRISPGKTREGLGGALAFAMAAGAVCMELLIDDGRWWQGLLLGAAAAASATLGDLAESMIKRDLGIKDMGTLLPGHGGIMDRLDSLLPTAPVVWLLMVIFVGAG; from the coding sequence ATGCCCATCGTGTCCGGCGACGCCCCTGCCGACGAACCCTCCCCAGGTCCCTCCGGGGGATCCGGCGCCCCGGGCGATCCCTCCACCCCGCCGCCGCCCGCCCCCAAGCGGCGCCGCGGCGGCCGGGACCTCGGCGCGGCCATAGGCGTCGGGCTCGGCCTCGGCGCCATCGTGCTGGCCACGCTCTTCGTCGTGAAAGTGCTCTTCCTCGGCGTCATCGTCGTCGCGGTGGCGGTCGGGCTGTGGGAGCTGACGTCGCGGCTGGCGGAGGTCCGCGGCATCCGCACGCCGCTGGTGCCGCTGGTGCTCGGCGGCATCGCCATGGTCATCGCCGGGTACGCGGCCGGCGCCGAGGGCGCCGCAGCGGCCCTCGCGCTCACCGCCCTCGCCGTCCCCGTCTGGCGGCTGACGCGCCCCGTGGAGGACTACCTCCGCGACGTCACCGCCGGCGTCTTCGCCGCGTTCTACGTGCCGTTCCTCGCCTCCTTCGTCGCCCTGATGCTCGCCGCGGACGACGACGGGCCGCAGCGGGTGCTGACGTTCCTGATCCTCACGGTGATCAGCGACACCGGCGCGTACGCCGTGGGCTACAAGCTCGGCCGCAACAAACTCGCCCCGCGCATCAGCCCCGGCAAGACCCGCGAGGGCCTGGGCGGCGCGCTGGCCTTCGCGATGGCGGCGGGTGCGGTGTGCATGGAACTGCTCATCGACGACGGCCGCTGGTGGCAGGGCCTCCTGCTGGGCGCCGCGGCAGCCGCCTCGGCGACGCTCGGCGACCTCGCCGAGTCGATGATCAAACGGGACCTCGGCATCAAGGACATGGGCACGCTGCTCCCCGGCCACGGCGGGATCATGGACCGGCTGGACTCGCTGCTGCCGACGGCGCCGGTGGTCTGGCTGCTGATGGTGATCTTCGTCGGCGCGGGCTGA